AGGTCATAAATCACCCGCTGGCCGATCACATTCGTATATTTGATCCGGTATACGCCGGCAATCCATTGAATCAGATACAGAATGATAACACTGGCTGTTAATGTGTAGAGCAGCGTCAAGCTGGTGTTTCCGTCTTTTGGAGCAATCGCTTTATCGATCGCCATACTGGTCAGGAACGGAACTGTCAGCTTTGTAATCGTACCCAGAATCATCATAATTGAGACCAGCGGCAGCATCTGCCTCGCATATGGCTTCATATAGCTGAATAAGCGGGTGAACTGCCTCCAGTCAAAAGCCTTGTCAATCACATCATCGTCTTTATAGATAAAACGTTCTTCAAGCGTCTGTTCTTCAACCTTACTGTTGTCGGTATTTAATACACCGTCAGCAGTCTGCTTGGAGGTCTCAAGACTCATGCCGGATCACCTGCCTCTCGTCCGTTATCCCTGGCTAAATAATCGGCGTACTGAATCCGGTACACATCCTGATAAGGCCCCGGGACCGCGATCAGTTCCTGATGGGTACCCTGCTGGACCATTCTACCTTCATTCATGACAATGATCTGATCGGCATGGCGCAGGGAGGAGATCCGGTGGGCAATAATCAAGGTCGTCCGTCCGCGCATAACCTCCTGGAAGCCGGCCTGAATCTCATGCTCCGTCTCCATATCTACCGCACTGGTCGCATCATCCAGAATAAGAATCCGCGGATTCTTCAGCAATGCGCGGGCGATGGCAATGCGCTGCTTTTGGCCGCCCGAGAGACCCATCCCCCGCTCACCGACTACCGTATCGTAGCCTTCCGGCATCTCCATAATGAAGTCATGCGCCTTCGCCAGCTCAGCGGCACGGATGATCTCATCCATGCTGACATTCTTAAGGCCATAAGAGATATTATTGCGGATTGATGAGGAGAACAGGAAGGTCTCCTGGAACACCGTCGATATTTGCGAACGCAGACTTCGGACCTGGAACTCGCGGATATCCACACCATCGAGCTTGATACTGCCCTGATTCACATCATAGGCACGCATCATCAGCTGGGTGATCGTGGATTTACCGGACCCCGTTCCGCCGAGGAAGCCAATGACTGCACCGGGCTCGGCATGGAAATGAATATCCTTGACTGCCGGCATTTTGTTGCCGTAAGCGAAGGTGACATGATCGAACTCCACCTCACCCTTCACTTCTGCCGCTGCAAGCTCGCGGGCATTCTCTTGATCCCGGACATCGATGGTCTGATTCAGCACTTCCAGCACACGTTCGCCGGAGGCCTTGGACTGGGTATAGTTATTGATGTGGAACCCGAGTCCCCATACAGGACCGATGATGTACCAGATCAGGCTGAAGAACGCAACCAGCTCACCCAGCGACATCTGCTTGTTGATAACCAGCGTACCGCCGACACCTAGCAGAATAGCTACACTGACCGAAGCCAGCAGCTCCATGAACGGGAAGAATTTACTCCATAGCTCGGCCGCAAAAATCTGATTTTCTTTATATCGTTCATTACGGTGCGAGAATTTCTCAACTTC
The window above is part of the Paenibacillus sp. FSL H8-0048 genome. Proteins encoded here:
- a CDS encoding ABC transporter ATP-binding protein produces the protein MDVLRQLRGFYREKLHYLILSIVCLAAATAVGLITPNLLRRLIDDVIVPLKFTEVPVLALSVLAVIIVKACLQFAHGFFGGRLGNFLAYRLRNACYEKLQFLSFRYYDTAKTGDLMSRLTGDLEAIRMFIGFGFAQLLNVFFMVLFGSIMMFTINWQLTLVTLITMPFLAIVALKFESKIHPAFQEMRLALSSLTTAVQENVTGVRTVKSFAREAYEVEKFSHRNERYKENQIFAAELWSKFFPFMELLASVSVAILLGVGGTLVINKQMSLGELVAFFSLIWYIIGPVWGLGFHINNYTQSKASGERVLEVLNQTIDVRDQENARELAAAEVKGEVEFDHVTFAYGNKMPAVKDIHFHAEPGAVIGFLGGTGSGKSTITQLMMRAYDVNQGSIKLDGVDIREFQVRSLRSQISTVFQETFLFSSSIRNNISYGLKNVSMDEIIRAAELAKAHDFIMEMPEGYDTVVGERGMGLSGGQKQRIAIARALLKNPRILILDDATSAVDMETEHEIQAGFQEVMRGRTTLIIAHRISSLRHADQIIVMNEGRMVQQGTHQELIAVPGPYQDVYRIQYADYLARDNGREAGDPA